Below is a genomic region from Paludicola sp. MB14-C6.
ATGTAACCAATATTTGAAATCCAATGGGTTAGCTTGTAAAGTTCATTTAAAAGATGGCTGTAATTCTCAATATATGTGGATTGAGTTATTTGACGAGCCAATATCAGAGCAATTAACAAAAGCAATATCTGATTTCTTTAGTTCAAAAGGAATTCAACTTACTTTTAGCGAAGATAGTAAGTCTTTTTGGGAGACCAAATAATTATTTGGTTAATAGATCTGCAACATACAAGCCGTTTGCAGCAGCTTGAGATAAGGAACGAGTGAATCCCGCACCATCGCCAATTGCATAAATGTTATTGCAACCGTCGATTTTAAACTCTGTGCATTGTGGTCTTGCTGAGTAGTATTTACATTCAATACCATAAAGTAAAGTATCATAGTTTGCAGTACCGGGAGCAATTTTATCTAATGCATGAAGCGTTTCTACGATATTGTCCAGTTGACGTTTTGGTAAGCATAAGCTTAAATCACCGGCAACAGCACTTAAAGTTGGTCTTGTTGTACATTGTGCCAAACGTTTTTCGTCTGTTCTTCTTCCGTTTTCCAAGTCGCCTAAACGTTGCACCATAACGCCACCGCCACTAATTAAGTTAGCAAGACTTGCAACATGTCGTGCGTATTCAATTGGTTCTTTAAAAGGCTCTGTGAAACGAATAGTAGAAAGCAATGCAAAGTTGGAGTTCTCTGTTTTACGTGATAAATCACGATATGAGTGACCGTTAACTGTTAAAACTCCGCTTGTATTTTCAGTTACAACATTTCCTCTTTCATTAAAACAGAACATTCTTGTTGTATCGCCGTATTGTTTAGAGCGATACCAGATTTTTGGCTCGTATATCTTTTTAGAAAAGTCTTCCCAAATGATAGAAGGCAATTCTACACGAACACCAATATCAACTTGATTGTTTTTTAGTGGAATTTTGTTTTCTGTGCACCATTTAGAGAAGAAGCGGCTGCCTGCACGTCCGACAGCGAATATAATATCGTTAGCTGTAATCACATGATTTTCGCCTTTATGAGTTGCATATATTTCTTTATTGTCTTTATTAACGTCAGTAACTTCTGTGTCGGTAATAATATCAACTTTACCATGTAGTGATTCAATTAACTTTTTCATAGTGTCAAAGTTAGAATCGGTACCTAGATGTTTTAATTGTGCTTGGCTCATATGCAAATCGTGTTGTAAACATAATTTTTTCAATTCGTTGTTTGGCATAAAGCGTTCAGTTGTAGCGCCAAATTCAACTAAAATTGAATCAGCTTGTTCAATATAGTTAATTACTGTTTCAGGCTCTAAAAATTCAGTTAGCCATCCACCGTATTCAGTTGAAATAACATATTTTCCATCAGAAAAAGCGCCTGCACCGGCCATACCTTCCATAATTGCGCAAGAAGGACATTTAATACATGTCTTAACTTTCTTTGTCACAATAGGGCATACTCGTTTTTCGATGCTATGACCTTTTTCTATGATACAAACAGATAAATTTGGATTGTTTTTATTAATGCGATAAGCTGTCATAATTCCGCCAATACCGCCACCGATAATTGCAATGTCATAGTATTTGTTCATACCAATTCCTCCATAATGGGTTGTACCCATTCCGTAATAATGATGAAAGTTTTTAACTTTCCAAATGATAATTTGTGTAGTATAATCAAAATAATTCACACTCACAAACTATTTTATTATATATGTTGATGTATAGTTTGTCAACAATTATTTTTTTATATTTATTTGATAAAATATGAATTATTTAATAATTCAAGTATATCTTGCGCTTTTTTGATGTAAATTACTAAAATGCAGCTTAAAATTAAAATGTTTTGTTATTTGTGTCACTTGACAGAAAAGCCTGAAAAAATTATAATTAAAACTATACCAAGTCAGGTTTAACGCTATGTATTAAGCTTTTTGGGAAATAAAGCTTAATACATATTTTATATTTAAGGGCAATTTTTTTAATAGCGAAATTAACATAATGGGTGTAAAAGCTAATATTATGTTGATAATAAATCAAAATAGCCGATTATCGGCAGAATAGGAGATGACTATGGAAAACCTTTACAAACAGTTTTGTACAGAAGGCTTTGATGAACATGGTGTTCTAAATAAGTTTGATGTACAATGTCCTGACAACTTCAATTTCGCATATGACGTTGTTGACAAAATCGCAGAAATTGAGCCAGACCGTCGAGCAATGGTGTGGACAAATGAACAAGGTGATGAACGAATTTTCAGCTTTTCTGATATGAGTAAAGCATCTAACAAGGTTGCAAACATGCTCACAGACTACGGCATAAAGAAAGGTGATAAAGTCATTATAGTGCTAAAACGACACTATGAGTTTTGGTTTACCATTCTCGCTCTTCATAAGATTGGCGCTGTTACAATTCCTGCAACGAACCTTTTAACAACAAAAGATATTGAGTATCGAACAAATGCTGCTAGCGTAAAACACATTATATGCTCAGGTACTTGTCATATTACTGACTATGTTGATGAAGCTGAAGAAAAATGCGGTAAATTTGAAGCAAAATTTATCGTTCGTAATACAAAAGAGGGCTGGATTGATTTTGACAATGAAATGGAGAAATATCCGGATACTTTTGAACGAGTAGAAACACATAAAGCTGATGATATGTTAGCTTATTTTACATCAGGAACCACAGGCAATCCGAAAATGGTTATGCATGACTATTCTTATCCATTAGCACATATTATAACTGCTGTTCATTGGCATTGCGTAAAAGGTGACGGCCTTCACTTAACTTTAGCTGAAACAGGTTGGGGTAAAGCTGTTTGGGGCAAATTATATGGTCAATGGCTTGCTGGTGCTGGTATATTTGTCTATGATTTTGATAAGTTTGTTCCACATGATTTATTAGAAATGATAGAAAAATATAAAATCACAACATTTTGTGCACCACCAACGGTATATCGTTTCTTGATTAAAGAGGGAATGAAAGCTGAAAATTTGGCATCCTTAACTCATGCTAGTACTGCGGGCGAAGCGTTAAATGAAGAAGTATTCAAACGTTTTCGTGATGTTACTGGATTGAAACTGATGGAAGGATTTGGTCAAACCGAAACTACTTTGTTGCTTGCAACATTGGATGGAATGGAGCCAAAGCCTGGTTCTATGGGAAAACCATCACCACTATATAATGTTGATATTGTGGATGAAGATCTAAATTCTGTTGACGATGGTGTTGTTGGTGAAATCGTTGTTCGCCCAAGAAAAGATGGAACAAAATATGGATTGTTAAAATGCTATTATCGTGATGAAGCAAAAACCAACCAAGTTTGGCAAGGTGGAGTGTACCATACAGGCGATACTGCTTATCGTGATGAAGATGGCTATTACTGGTATGTTGGAAGAACGGATGATGTAATTAAGGCATCTGGTTATCGTATTGGTCCGTTTGAAGTTGAAAGCGTTTTGATGGAGCATCCGGCAGTATTAGAATGTGCAGTTACCGGTGCACCTGATCCCGTACGTGGTCAGGTAGTAAAAGCAACAATTGTACTTACAAGTCAATATCAACCATCAGATGAATTGAAAAAAGAAATCCAAAATTTCGTTAAGAAAACAACTGCGCCATATAAATACCCTAGAATTATTGATTTTGTACCTGAATTACCAAAAACAATCAGTGGTAAAATCAAACGAAATGAAATTAGAAATCAAGATAATAACTAATAAGAAATCCTCAGCTTTCGCTGAGGATTTTTTCATACTGAAGAGAACCAAAACGCAACAAAAAGTTAAATATTAGTAGAGAGTTACTTGCGAAAATTGTTTTTTCAAAAATGACATGTAGTAAAATTGTACTATTTAATCAAATGGCAATCGCGTGGAACAATTGCAGGTCGCATAACGATTTTACGATAAATAATCTAGGGGAGCAAATGAAGAATAATATAGCACAAGCTTTACCTTTATCAATTTCGTACAAGCTAAGACGCGATGTCATATAAAAAACAATTTTGAGAAACAAAGCATTTTTTATCCATGCTTTTTGGGGCGATTGCCAAAAAGCATGGTCAGGTTTGGGCGGATAGCCCAATATACATAATAGCAAGAATGGATTTAAAACTTGCAAATATCAAATAATTATTTACTTTTATTACATTGGTATAATGGTAAGCTTAAAATTGTGTTGTTCGTTTACTTTTAAATGTTGAATACCTTTTTTGCTTGTATATTGATTATCTTCATCGCTTCGTACCGCCATACCATTCCAAGGCTCAATACATAAGAAAGGCGCATTGAGTTTAGTAGGAGTCCAAAATGCAATTGCTTCAAAGTCTTTAAAGTGAACTTCAACACCTCTACCGGATTTTATGCTGTATAGTTTAACACTATCAGATTGTACTTCATCAAAGATAATTGCATCATCATCGAAATAATTGTTTTTTAGCATTATTTTTTTGTTGCCTTTTAAAAGGTCAACACGATGTGCAGGATTTATCTCTAACTTCTCGCAATCATAAACAGCATATCCTACAGGTTCTTCTTTGTTGAATTCTAAGCAGTAATCTTCAAATGTTTCATTTTCAGTTAACGGTACATTAAATGCAGGATGTGCACCCAAGCAGTAATCCATATCAGTTTCGCCTAAATTTAATACAGTATAGCCTATTTCTAATTGTCCACCATCCAAGGAATAGGTAAGTGAAAGGCTGAATTTATATGGATAAACTGCTAGTGTTTCTTCGTTGTAGGAGTAATTTAAAATTACTTTTGTTTCAGATTGAAACATTACTTTAAATTCTGCATCTCGGCAAAAACCATGCTTTGGAATCTCATATTCTTTTCCTTCAATGATTGTTTTGTTGTTTCTCAAATTGCCTACAACAGGGAACAATACAGGCGAGCTTCTGTTCCAATATTTTGCATCTTTTTGCCACATATATTCAACGCCGAAAACATCTTGTAAAGAAACAAGTTCAGCACCCTTAGTGTCAATATGTGCAATTGCTGAGTTTGATTTTAATTCAATAACCATTTTATATTCTCCAATTCTTTTTATAATTAAACAGTAATTCTGTTTTTAATAGCTGTAAATTTTTTGTCGCCAATCCCGCTGACTTTTAAAATGCCTTCAATTGTTTTAAAGGGGCCATGAGCTTTTCTATACTCAATAATCCGTTGCGATAAAACTTCGCCGATACCATCTAAAGAGCATAACTGTTCAAAAGTACCTGTATTGAGATTAACAATTCCCGTATATTCTTGGGGTTTACTAGAGGTCACTTTTGATGAAGTCGATTTTGAAGACGTAGTTGGGGCATTCTTAGATGAAACATTAGCATCTTTATTGTTTGGGCTTGGCTGTTTTGTTTCGTTTTCAGGTGTCTGATAATAAATTTCGCCAGTAGAAGCATCGCTTTTATAGGTGTGGCTGGAAGCAGTTTGAGTGTGATTATCGCCACTACTTAAATCAGCATTACTTGAGATTATGAGTCGGTAGTCATCATTAGAAGAGCTGGCTACCTCTTCCCAATAAGTATATCCTTCATTTGCGTTTGTACGAATGATAGTTGATTTTGAATCGGCAACTACATATACAATAAGGCAGATGCAAATAGTTGCTAAAATATAAAGCACAAATAGATAATGCGAAGCTTTCAACAGAAACACTCCTTAATTATTCAATATAACTTCCCGTAGGTTGTTGCAAAACATTTATTTTAGCAGGAATTTTTTCTTTTAATTCATTTACATGAGAGATAATACCGATATATCTACCACTGGAGCGTAAATCATTCAAACATTCAATTGCTTGATCGAGTGAATGAGAATCCAAAGAGCCAAAGCCTTCATCTATAAAAAGGGTGTTCAATTCAATGCCACCTGAATTTTGACTGATAATATCAGCCATACCCAAAGCTAAAGCTAAAGCAATTTTGAAGCTTTCTCCACCTGATAGCGTATTAACATGACGTGTCTTTCCTGTGTATGTGTCGAAAACATCGAGTGAAAGACCGGATGATTTATTGCCTTTTTCTTTTTCAGCACGCCTTATTAAAGTATATCTTGAACTTGTCATTTGTTCAAGCCTTAAATTAGCATTTGTGATAACATCATTAAAATAGGTAGCCAAAACGTAACGTTCAAAGTTTAATTTATCACTGTATTTTCCATTAGCAACTTCAAACAACTTATTGATTTGTGAAAATTGTTTGGATTGTTTTTCGTATTGATGTTGCTTGTTGTTTAGCTTTTGATAAAGCTCTGAATTTGTATGAAGTGAAGAAGTATAGCGAATATAAATGTCGTTTTTTTCTGCTATTTCCGATTCAATTTTTGTAGATTGTTCCTGTAAAGCATCCATATTTATCGGGGATAGCCCTGCTAATTG
It encodes:
- a CDS encoding RDAC family protein, producing the protein MIGINTIVECNQYLKSNGLACKVHLKDGCNSQYMWIELFDEPISEQLTKAISDFFSSKGIQLTFSEDSKSFWETK
- a CDS encoding NAD(P)/FAD-dependent oxidoreductase, translating into MNKYYDIAIIGGGIGGIMTAYRINKNNPNLSVCIIEKGHSIEKRVCPIVTKKVKTCIKCPSCAIMEGMAGAGAFSDGKYVISTEYGGWLTEFLEPETVINYIEQADSILVEFGATTERFMPNNELKKLCLQHDLHMSQAQLKHLGTDSNFDTMKKLIESLHGKVDIITDTEVTDVNKDNKEIYATHKGENHVITANDIIFAVGRAGSRFFSKWCTENKIPLKNNQVDIGVRVELPSIIWEDFSKKIYEPKIWYRSKQYGDTTRMFCFNERGNVVTENTSGVLTVNGHSYRDLSRKTENSNFALLSTIRFTEPFKEPIEYARHVASLANLISGGGVMVQRLGDLENGRRTDEKRLAQCTTRPTLSAVAGDLSLCLPKRQLDNIVETLHALDKIAPGTANYDTLLYGIECKYYSARPQCTEFKIDGCNNIYAIGDGAGFTRSLSQAAANGLYVADLLTK
- a CDS encoding AMP-binding protein, encoding MENLYKQFCTEGFDEHGVLNKFDVQCPDNFNFAYDVVDKIAEIEPDRRAMVWTNEQGDERIFSFSDMSKASNKVANMLTDYGIKKGDKVIIVLKRHYEFWFTILALHKIGAVTIPATNLLTTKDIEYRTNAASVKHIICSGTCHITDYVDEAEEKCGKFEAKFIVRNTKEGWIDFDNEMEKYPDTFERVETHKADDMLAYFTSGTTGNPKMVMHDYSYPLAHIITAVHWHCVKGDGLHLTLAETGWGKAVWGKLYGQWLAGAGIFVYDFDKFVPHDLLEMIEKYKITTFCAPPTVYRFLIKEGMKAENLASLTHASTAGEALNEEVFKRFRDVTGLKLMEGFGQTETTLLLATLDGMEPKPGSMGKPSPLYNVDIVDEDLNSVDDGVVGEIVVRPRKDGTKYGLLKCYYRDEAKTNQVWQGGVYHTGDTAYRDEDGYYWYVGRTDDVIKASGYRIGPFEVESVLMEHPAVLECAVTGAPDPVRGQVVKATIVLTSQYQPSDELKKEIQNFVKKTTAPYKYPRIIDFVPELPKTISGKIKRNEIRNQDNN
- a CDS encoding aldose 1-epimerase family protein, whose product is MVIELKSNSAIAHIDTKGAELVSLQDVFGVEYMWQKDAKYWNRSSPVLFPVVGNLRNNKTIIEGKEYEIPKHGFCRDAEFKVMFQSETKVILNYSYNEETLAVYPYKFSLSLTYSLDGGQLEIGYTVLNLGETDMDYCLGAHPAFNVPLTENETFEDYCLEFNKEEPVGYAVYDCEKLEINPAHRVDLLKGNKKIMLKNNYFDDDAIIFDEVQSDSVKLYSIKSGRGVEVHFKDFEAIAFWTPTKLNAPFLCIEPWNGMAVRSDEDNQYTSKKGIQHLKVNEQHNFKLTIIPM
- a CDS encoding ComEA family DNA-binding protein, coding for MKASHYLFVLYILATICICLIVYVVADSKSTIIRTNANEGYTYWEEVASSSNDDYRLIISSNADLSSGDNHTQTASSHTYKSDASTGEIYYQTPENETKQPSPNNKDANVSSKNAPTTSSKSTSSKVTSSKPQEYTGIVNLNTGTFEQLCSLDGIGEVLSQRIIEYRKAHGPFKTIEGILKVSGIGDKKFTAIKNRITV